In Phaeobacter piscinae, one genomic interval encodes:
- a CDS encoding GNAT family N-acetyltransferase, which translates to MTTAHSLTDPKYYDVTDHTWPAAEMRQLGPVTLRRGAGGGSRVSAATVTTGHASEAEITAAEQAMGDMGQDPLFMIRDGQDALDAQLAARGYVIKDPVVLWTCPVQQLCTVEIPPVTAFCVWEPLAIQHEIWAEGGIGPERFAVMQRVAGPKTSLLGRCDDSPGGSGFVAIHDSIAMIHALEILSHQRRKGMGVWLMHRAAQWAADQGARELAVLCTEANAGANGLYASLGMQRTGRYHYRHNPEGV; encoded by the coding sequence TTGACGACTGCTCACTCTCTGACCGACCCCAAGTATTACGACGTCACCGACCACACATGGCCCGCCGCTGAAATGCGGCAGCTTGGCCCGGTAACCCTGCGCCGGGGCGCTGGCGGCGGCAGCCGCGTGTCAGCGGCCACTGTCACCACAGGTCACGCCAGCGAGGCGGAGATCACCGCCGCCGAACAGGCCATGGGCGATATGGGACAGGATCCTCTGTTCATGATCCGCGATGGTCAGGACGCCCTTGATGCGCAGCTCGCCGCGCGGGGCTATGTGATCAAGGATCCAGTGGTGCTTTGGACGTGCCCGGTTCAGCAGCTCTGCACGGTGGAGATCCCGCCCGTGACAGCCTTCTGCGTCTGGGAGCCGCTGGCGATCCAGCATGAAATCTGGGCCGAGGGGGGCATCGGCCCCGAGCGCTTTGCAGTGATGCAACGGGTTGCAGGGCCGAAGACTTCGCTGCTGGGCCGGTGTGACGATTCTCCGGGGGGCAGCGGCTTTGTGGCGATCCACGACAGCATCGCCATGATCCACGCGCTGGAAATCCTGTCTCATCAACGCCGCAAGGGTATGGGTGTTTGGCTGATGCACCGCGCTGCGCAGTGGGCCGCCGATCAGGGCGCACGCGAATTGGCGGTTCTCTGCACCGAGGCCAATGCTGGTGCAAACGGTCTATATGCCTCACTTGGCATGCAGCGCACCGGGCGTTACCACTATCGCCACAACCCAGAGGGAGTGTAA